The following proteins are encoded in a genomic region of Sorangiineae bacterium MSr12523:
- a CDS encoding discoidin domain-containing protein codes for MLAAIILVAMGGCTVDTESEPHAGTISANVAAAAPPGWQLVFFENFTTPLDTNGAPWVRDTYATGFDTISDDPGLWYHNDYGPAWDAALASFHTYRKDIRFGQSGWLTASLSARDFNKDGVIESPPSITTQALGNEKVAVIRVPESTGGAIFRPTNKLPDQYRIEYKLKTLDFGGKRNGSIDYDGRTNGYSTAGCKTQHPWGEGQNTPGWGGDASAPYCEWQSVRNGPYGYNGFHFLTIVDFANPAPRNNHFWHYHRKVLMDSFSQHPDRIGSGTGGRICDAATNTYYNYRDSNFNTVNMWISGMPNWTPGAGGLPGNSQWFMTSCSGGVAENQLSTAGELQPELMPNQFYTFAIERSATGYTLEVTGNFARSGQRTLRFTRPFVVGNVPIWHYNTSAGEYDGRFNGTLVQNDDHGTGQWPDQWPAGSSYPDYFVIGDLYTNVYEGRASLTDIALYVPQTNPPARNLALDKPATASSQCAAAEAPAKAVNGSWTGGNSDKWCALDAEKWLRVDLGSAQQVGKFVVRHSGAGGEKVAWNTRDFDLQVSTDGNQWTTVAQVRGNTADVTTHTFAPVTARYIRLDVVTPTNDSDTAARIYEFEAYAN; via the coding sequence ATGCTAGCGGCGATCATCCTCGTGGCCATGGGCGGTTGCACAGTAGATACCGAATCGGAGCCCCATGCCGGCACCATTTCCGCGAATGTGGCCGCGGCGGCCCCGCCGGGCTGGCAACTCGTGTTCTTCGAGAACTTCACGACGCCGCTCGACACCAATGGCGCACCGTGGGTGCGCGACACGTACGCGACCGGTTTCGATACCATTAGCGACGACCCGGGGCTTTGGTACCACAATGATTACGGACCGGCGTGGGACGCTGCGCTGGCGTCCTTTCATACGTACCGCAAGGACATCCGATTTGGCCAGAGCGGGTGGTTGACGGCTTCGCTGTCCGCCCGCGATTTCAACAAGGACGGCGTCATCGAATCGCCGCCATCGATCACGACGCAGGCTTTGGGCAACGAGAAGGTCGCGGTCATTCGCGTGCCGGAGAGCACGGGCGGGGCCATTTTTCGGCCCACGAACAAACTGCCCGATCAATACCGCATCGAATACAAGCTCAAGACGCTCGACTTCGGCGGCAAACGCAATGGATCCATCGATTACGACGGCCGCACCAACGGGTACAGCACCGCCGGCTGCAAGACCCAGCATCCGTGGGGCGAAGGCCAGAATACGCCCGGCTGGGGTGGCGACGCCTCCGCACCCTATTGCGAATGGCAAAGTGTGCGCAACGGGCCGTACGGCTACAATGGCTTTCACTTTCTCACCATCGTGGATTTTGCCAATCCGGCGCCGCGCAACAACCATTTTTGGCACTACCACCGCAAGGTGCTGATGGACTCCTTCTCGCAGCATCCCGACCGCATCGGCAGCGGCACCGGCGGGCGGATCTGCGATGCCGCCACGAATACGTATTACAATTACCGGGACAGCAACTTCAATACCGTCAATATGTGGATCAGCGGGATGCCCAACTGGACGCCGGGCGCTGGAGGGCTTCCGGGCAATTCCCAGTGGTTCATGACCAGCTGCTCCGGCGGCGTGGCCGAAAACCAGCTCTCGACGGCGGGCGAGCTCCAGCCCGAGCTGATGCCCAATCAGTTCTATACGTTTGCCATCGAGCGCAGCGCAACGGGCTACACCCTCGAGGTCACCGGCAACTTTGCCCGCTCGGGTCAGCGGACCTTGCGCTTTACGCGCCCGTTCGTCGTGGGCAACGTACCGATTTGGCATTACAACACGAGCGCCGGCGAATACGACGGCCGGTTCAACGGCACCTTGGTCCAGAACGACGACCACGGAACGGGGCAATGGCCCGATCAATGGCCGGCAGGGTCGTCCTACCCCGATTATTTCGTCATTGGTGATTTGTACACCAACGTGTACGAAGGGCGCGCCAGCCTGACCGACATTGCGCTCTACGTTCCGCAGACGAACCCGCCGGCACGGAACCTGGCGCTGGACAAACCGGCGACGGCGTCCAGCCAATGCGCCGCCGCGGAAGCACCGGCGAAGGCCGTGAACGGCAGCTGGACGGGCGGCAACTCGGACAAATGGTGCGCGCTCGACGCGGAAAAATGGCTGCGGGTCGATTTGGGGAGCGCGCAGCAAGTCGGCAAGTTCGTGGTCCGACACTCGGGCGCCGGCGGTGAGAAGGTGGCGTGGAATACGCGCGACTTCGACCTTCAGGTCAGCACGGACGGCAATCAATGGACCACGGTCGCGCAGGTTCGCGGAAATACGGCCGACGTCACCACGCACACCTTTGCGCCGGTGACGGCACGGTACATCCGGCTCGACGTGGTCACGCCGACGAACGACAGCGACACGGCCGCCAGAATTTACGAATTCGAGGCCTATGCCAACTGA
- a CDS encoding aminopeptidase, with translation MAPFLVFSWASLVASCSSSSDGLGLQSAPLKVSAADEAAPHDGGEYDVERYDLRGELDWEHQRLVATVGITVKARGLETLVLDSAVQVKAVRSATGIPLPFSVDAEHRKLRVDLSPLAGGATQLAIDYEAQGVYSDGSLENGFFMLPPLEGDPAASRVAFTFSEPSSKPSWMPCHDTPSDRAVFSIELKLPSNEKLLANGRLIFDEAEENTGTHRVKYDSGFTLPTYLMAFNVGDFAVEERRAHSGLPISLWHRRGIPNDDRTALRESIRALETFERLLGPYPFEHYAQVFAPGAMGEENTTISLLGEAYLDYSLYPSINIAGHELGHQWFGDLVTVETFYDLWIKEGMATLLEMENMRGYLDEGNVGTLGVERRDPRDGEPVVRDRSMPILPYGTGPYARANWVLSQIRYLTGERVFWSTLRKILREHRFGTIGTEAFVHEFAPHLGSEATAQVQRALVAKRIPRLQVEPAPAGAFVTLRDPDGALVTPMVARWIAPDGTKRDQELTVDARVELAPRTPGEFLVVDPLDVHPNAKKFATQDSVASGKNYESSVVPLLVPKGAGALAQWLRVGGLHHTALLSRKLPALSPEQFGPFVAKLGAEGAKMLAIQRACEVASDSSLDPNLRAAWSKALSRALRSPPSTIGLQEVRTTGFPACSNVVDVESVFASDWAKLEANPPDRGLSEARVAYLSQFDLPPARAWSVWTNVAKRSTSLNQRERAVKALSKYAYTSRVPAEAIPSWRAFFVERLTQSQSFAVLEASIEGAFAIKADTLAGNADFLSGLNAVLHDPVDYWNGITHTEALCAAYTVIGDAASPAWQSFVEGLSDANLKPDIRAFIDDPSRCADWF, from the coding sequence GTGGCCCCGTTCCTGGTGTTCTCATGGGCATCGTTGGTCGCTTCTTGCTCGAGCTCGAGCGACGGACTCGGCCTCCAGTCAGCCCCCTTGAAGGTGTCGGCCGCCGACGAGGCCGCTCCTCACGACGGCGGCGAGTACGATGTGGAACGCTACGATCTCCGAGGGGAGCTCGATTGGGAGCACCAACGACTGGTGGCGACCGTCGGGATCACCGTGAAGGCTCGAGGGCTCGAAACATTGGTCCTCGACAGTGCCGTGCAAGTCAAGGCCGTGCGCTCGGCCACCGGCATTCCTTTGCCGTTCAGCGTCGATGCGGAACATCGAAAGCTGCGGGTGGACCTATCCCCGCTTGCCGGCGGAGCTACGCAGCTCGCGATCGACTACGAAGCCCAAGGCGTCTACTCGGATGGTTCCCTGGAGAATGGGTTCTTCATGCTTCCGCCCCTCGAGGGAGACCCTGCCGCCTCACGCGTGGCGTTCACCTTCTCGGAACCATCGTCCAAGCCCTCGTGGATGCCTTGCCACGACACGCCATCGGACCGCGCGGTCTTCTCCATCGAACTGAAGCTCCCATCGAACGAGAAATTGCTCGCCAACGGGAGGCTCATTTTCGACGAGGCCGAGGAGAACACCGGTACCCATCGCGTCAAATACGACAGCGGATTCACCCTGCCGACGTACCTCATGGCCTTCAACGTCGGCGACTTCGCGGTCGAGGAAAGGCGCGCGCATTCGGGGTTGCCCATCTCGTTGTGGCACCGGCGCGGCATCCCCAACGACGACCGCACGGCACTTCGGGAAAGCATTCGAGCCCTCGAGACCTTCGAGCGCTTGTTGGGCCCTTATCCATTCGAGCACTATGCCCAAGTATTCGCTCCCGGCGCCATGGGCGAGGAGAACACGACGATCTCGCTCCTCGGCGAGGCGTACTTGGATTACTCCCTATACCCGAGCATCAACATCGCAGGGCACGAGCTCGGCCATCAATGGTTCGGAGATCTCGTCACCGTCGAGACGTTTTACGATTTATGGATCAAGGAAGGAATGGCCACGCTCCTCGAAATGGAGAACATGCGCGGCTATTTGGACGAGGGAAACGTGGGCACCCTGGGGGTGGAGCGGCGCGATCCGCGAGACGGTGAGCCCGTCGTGCGCGACCGCTCGATGCCCATTCTCCCCTATGGCACGGGGCCTTATGCGCGGGCCAATTGGGTCCTCAGCCAAATTCGATACCTCACCGGCGAGCGCGTTTTCTGGAGCACGCTCCGCAAGATCCTGCGCGAGCATCGGTTTGGTACGATTGGCACCGAGGCCTTCGTCCACGAGTTTGCTCCGCACCTAGGCTCCGAGGCAACCGCGCAGGTGCAGCGCGCGCTGGTGGCAAAGCGCATTCCGAGGCTGCAGGTGGAACCTGCACCTGCGGGGGCCTTCGTCACGTTGCGCGATCCCGATGGCGCTCTGGTTACGCCCATGGTGGCGCGTTGGATCGCCCCCGACGGGACGAAACGCGATCAAGAGCTCACGGTGGACGCACGCGTGGAGCTGGCGCCTCGAACGCCGGGAGAATTTCTCGTCGTGGACCCGCTCGATGTTCACCCGAATGCGAAGAAGTTCGCGACCCAAGACAGCGTCGCATCGGGAAAGAACTACGAATCGAGTGTCGTTCCGTTGCTCGTGCCCAAGGGAGCCGGCGCGCTGGCGCAGTGGTTGCGCGTGGGCGGGCTGCATCACACGGCGCTTCTCTCGCGAAAGCTGCCTGCCCTTTCGCCGGAGCAATTCGGGCCGTTCGTTGCGAAACTGGGCGCAGAAGGCGCCAAGATGCTGGCCATTCAGCGGGCGTGCGAGGTGGCAAGCGATTCATCGCTCGACCCCAATCTGCGCGCCGCATGGTCCAAGGCATTGAGCCGAGCGCTCCGATCGCCGCCGAGCACGATCGGCCTACAAGAAGTTCGAACCACGGGCTTTCCCGCCTGCAGCAACGTGGTGGACGTCGAAAGCGTGTTCGCATCCGATTGGGCCAAGCTCGAGGCCAATCCCCCGGACCGAGGTTTGTCCGAGGCCCGAGTGGCCTATCTCTCGCAATTCGACCTTCCACCCGCGCGCGCGTGGTCCGTTTGGACCAACGTGGCCAAACGCTCCACCTCCCTGAATCAGCGGGAACGAGCGGTAAAAGCTCTATCGAAGTACGCGTACACTTCCCGCGTGCCGGCCGAGGCCATTCCTTCGTGGCGCGCCTTTTTCGTCGAACGACTCACGCAATCGCAGTCGTTCGCGGTGCTCGAGGCATCCATCGAGGGCGCATTTGCCATCAAGGCCGACACCTTGGCCGGCAACGCGGATTTTCTATCGGGTTTGAACGCGGTTCTTCACGATCCCGTGGATTATTGGAACGGCATCACGCACACGGAAGCTTTGTGCGCCGCCTACACCGTCATCGGCGACGCCGCATCGCCCGCATGGCAAAGCTTCGTCGAGGGTCTGTCCGACGCCAACTTGAAGCCGGACATTCGCGCATTCATCGACGACCCCTCCCGCTGCGCCGATTGGTTCTGA
- a CDS encoding ABC transporter substrate-binding protein, whose translation MKPRHTVLPFLIASTLAVNGCTGILGIDSDPQVVTQSVSSCQGTVYVRIASDFSGTATDIAIPYFFGIYDYLRTLNDNGGLRGCKVDIQVGDNKYTPGDTEKVVQSWRASDAHWKDVNTVFLFGTGPTTAVGPELEREKKLIIPGSYAGSLASPDPIDKSVTYTRVNDSFQEAQFNDAKTSSGWPYVFFPATDYATAIRVAIKAAFSIQPGRMAFAHEVSNICAYCTDPLAAGASFIPSITGMSLGRDLIIPQTSSEADTDTILRNTAAYFDAEIKHFISANTASWTYDPVSWVWSGNSVFASAILARGVSIAQNTIDASPEVRKILEANPTKKWKLRVMANNWGIGETASATCGPGCNNDLFYGLFPVPRYGDIQNATEMVQLIAVHDNYAAKDNALPPEAPITMVPRSTERRKPESFRDVRYVQGFAAAVLWEKAMNLALDAGHRNPTGEDLKNALETFRLVDMGGLTAGPISFSPKDHRPQSNASIYKLDSSGQLAFVDKLSISLVNEWLGY comes from the coding sequence ATGAAACCTCGTCACACCGTATTGCCGTTTTTGATCGCGTCCACGTTGGCCGTGAATGGATGTACAGGGATCCTGGGTATCGATTCGGATCCTCAAGTCGTGACCCAGTCCGTATCGAGTTGTCAGGGAACCGTCTACGTGCGCATCGCGTCTGATTTTTCAGGCACGGCCACGGACATTGCGATTCCCTACTTCTTCGGGATCTACGACTACTTGAGAACCCTCAACGACAACGGCGGGCTCCGAGGTTGTAAGGTCGATATTCAAGTAGGAGATAATAAGTACACGCCAGGCGACACGGAGAAAGTGGTCCAATCGTGGCGAGCGTCCGACGCGCATTGGAAGGACGTCAACACCGTCTTTCTGTTCGGGACGGGACCGACGACCGCCGTCGGACCGGAGCTCGAGCGCGAGAAAAAGCTGATCATCCCGGGATCGTATGCTGGTTCGCTCGCCTCGCCCGATCCCATCGACAAGAGTGTGACGTACACGCGGGTCAACGATTCGTTCCAGGAGGCCCAGTTCAACGACGCCAAAACGAGCTCGGGTTGGCCTTACGTGTTTTTCCCGGCGACGGACTACGCCACGGCCATTCGGGTCGCGATCAAGGCCGCATTCTCGATTCAACCGGGCCGCATGGCCTTCGCGCACGAGGTTAGCAACATCTGCGCGTACTGCACGGATCCGCTCGCCGCGGGCGCATCGTTCATTCCCTCCATCACGGGAATGTCGCTCGGTCGAGATCTCATCATTCCGCAAACCTCGAGCGAAGCGGATACGGACACCATCCTGCGGAACACCGCCGCGTACTTCGATGCGGAGATCAAGCATTTCATCAGCGCGAATACCGCGAGTTGGACCTACGATCCGGTGAGCTGGGTGTGGTCCGGAAACAGCGTGTTCGCATCCGCGATCCTCGCCCGCGGGGTGTCCATCGCGCAAAATACGATCGACGCCAGCCCCGAGGTACGCAAGATCCTCGAGGCCAATCCTACGAAGAAGTGGAAGCTTCGGGTCATGGCCAACAATTGGGGGATCGGCGAAACGGCTTCTGCGACGTGCGGGCCCGGCTGCAACAATGATTTGTTCTACGGGTTGTTCCCGGTGCCGCGTTATGGCGATATCCAGAATGCGACGGAGATGGTTCAGCTCATCGCCGTGCACGACAATTACGCCGCCAAGGACAATGCCTTACCGCCGGAGGCGCCCATTACCATGGTCCCACGTTCCACCGAGCGCCGGAAGCCCGAGAGCTTTCGCGATGTCCGCTACGTGCAGGGCTTTGCAGCCGCCGTCCTCTGGGAAAAGGCCATGAATCTGGCACTGGATGCGGGCCATCGAAACCCGACGGGCGAAGACCTCAAGAACGCGTTGGAGACGTTCCGGTTGGTCGACATGGGCGGTCTGACCGCAGGGCCCATATCGTTCTCGCCCAAGGATCATCGTCCCCAATCGAATGCGTCGATCTACAAACTCGACAGCAGCGGGCAATTGGCATTCGTCGACAAACTCTCGATTTCGCTCGTCAATGAATGGCTCGGCTACTGA